From one Coffea eugenioides isolate CCC68of chromosome 11, Ceug_1.0, whole genome shotgun sequence genomic stretch:
- the LOC113751267 gene encoding putative receptor-like protein kinase At4g00960: MIYRSVLFSCFPLICLISFNTGLIYADYWCVNPNTTAGRRYTDNLNFLLSTLSSNASLASRNGFYNFTAGHDPSNMVYGLFNCRGDVNPDGCGRCVANARGDILKTCWNQTTVYMLYDECLLRYSNESMFPWTDQRIIFNKVNTQNATDPDKFNQVLSHMMNDIASQAANARSEKKFAIKEEDYSPFQRRLYALGQCTPDLSSLDCENCLRSAISQIPTYCNNRQGCRFAFFSCNIRYELYKFYNSTSPAPEPALSPPPTPPPPLPPSNSTSSEEGGGISTQTIVAIVVPISLAIVLLVVGFCIARRPRKPYFAIIETSGASEISFTESLQYSLSDIQAATNNFAVGNRIGEGGFGPVYKGTLHNGQEIAVKRLSRSSAQGTEEFKNEIALVARLQHRNLVRLLGFCLEGEERILIYEFVTNKSLDYFLFDPEKQPLLDWSRRFKIIGGIAKGLLYLHEDSRLRIIHRDLKASNVLLDRNMNPKIADFGLARLFGVDQSEGNTSKIAGTYGYMAPEYLHGLFSVKSDVFSFGVLILEILSGKKNSQFNQAQGGDDLLSYAWRQWRDGTPLALVDPTIGDTYARNEVIRSIHAGLLCVQDEIEQRPTMASIVLMLNSNSITLLAPNPPAYFGRSRTQSSPNDLPVSDSSTSTKSAPNPSINEVSITELHPR; the protein is encoded by the exons ATGATCTACAGAAGCGTATTATTCTCGTGTTTCCCGCTAATTTGTTTGATTAGCTTCAACACGGGACTGATTTATGCCGATTATTGGTGCGTAAATCCTAACACCACTGCTGGCAGAAGGTATACAGACAACTTGAATTTCCTCCTTTCCACTCTATCCTCAAATGCTTCTTTGGCAAGCAGGAATGGCTTCTACAATTTCACTGCTGGCCATGACCCCTCTAACATGGTCTACGGTCTATTTAATTGTCGAGGTGATGTGAATCCCGATGGTTGTGGACGATGTGTAGCAAACGCCCGTGGGGATATTCTAAAGACATGCTGGAATCAAACGACGGTTTATATGTTATACGACGAGTGCTTGTTGCGTTATTCAAATGAGTCCATGTTCCCCTGGACCGATCAGAGGATCATCTTCAATAAAGTGAATACACAGAATGCCACTGATCCAGACAAGTTCAACCAGGTCTTAAGTCATATGATGAATGACATAGCAAGTCAGGCTGCAAATGCTCGGTCAGAGAAGAAATTTGCTATCAAAGAAGAGGATTATTCCCCATTTCAGAGGAGATTATACGCCCTTGGACAGTGTACTCCAGATCTTTCCAGTCTTGACTGCGAGAATTGCCTTAGAAGCGCCATTTCTCAAATACCCACATACTGTAATAACCGTCAGGGCTGTAGATTTGCGTTTTTTAGCTGCAATATTAGGTATGAACTCTACAAGTTTTACAATTCTACAAGCCCAGCACCCGAGCCTGCATTGAGTCCTCCTCctactcctcctcctccacttCCTCCTTCCAATTCTACTAGTAGTGAAG AGGGGGGCGGAATCTCAACACAAACAATTGTTGCAATTGTTGTCCCAATATCTCTTGCCATTGTGCTATTGGTCGTGGGCTTCTGCATAGCAAGGAGACCCAGGAAGCCATATTTTGCCATTATCGAAACTAGCG GTGCAAGTGAAATCTCATTCACAGAATCGTTACAATATAGCCTCAGTGATATTCAAGCCGCCACGAACAACTTTGCCGTTGGAAACAGAATTGGAGAAGGTGGATTTGGACCTGTATACAAG GGTACACTTCATAATGGACAAGAGATAGCTGTGAAAAGGCTATCAAGAAGCTCAGCTCAAGGTACAGAAGAATTTAAAAACGAAATTGCCCTGGTTGCTAGGCTTCAACACAGAAACTTGGTCCGACTACTTGGTTTCTGCTtggaaggagaagaaagaatacTCATCTATGAATTTGTGACCAACAAAAGTCTTGACTACTTTCTCTTTG ACCCAGAAAAGCAACCACTTTTGGACTGGTCAAGACGATTCAAGATCATAGGAGGAATAGCAAAAGGACTTCTTTATCTTCATGAAGATTCTCGACTTAGGATTATACATCGTGATCTTAAAGCCAGTAACGTATTATTAGACAGAAATATGAATCCAAAGATCGCTGATTTTGGCTTGGCAAGGCTCTTTGGAGTTGATCAATCTGAAGGAAATACAAGTAAAATCGCAGGGACATA TGGTTACATGGCTCCTGAATACTTGCACGGCTTGTTCTCTGTAAAATCAGACGTGTTCAGTTTTGGTGTTCTAATTTTAGAAATTCTGAGTGGCAAGAAGAACAGTCAGTTCAACCAAGCTCAAGGAGGAGATGACCTTCTAAGCTAT GCTTGGAGACAATGGAGGGATGGAACACCATTAGCATTGGTAGATCCAACAATCGGAgatacatatgcaagaaatgaaGTTATTCGAAGCATCCATGCTGGCTTGCTGTGCGTTCAAGACGAAATTGAACAAAGGCCAACCATGGCTTCAATAGTTCTCATGCTCAATAGTAACTCTATAACGTTGCTTGCACCAAATCCGCCTGCATATTTTGGTCGTAGTAGAACACAAAGTTCACCTAACGATTTACCAGTATCTGATTCATCTACCAGCACCAAGTCAGCACCAAACCCGTCTATCAACGAAGTTTCAATCACTGAGTTACATCCCAGATAA